From a region of the Rhinopithecus roxellana isolate Shanxi Qingling chromosome 8, ASM756505v1, whole genome shotgun sequence genome:
- the PALM3 gene encoding paralemmin-3 produces the protein MALQSQVWSLATPMPMAESSLYRQRLEVIAEKRRLQEEIRAARRELEEEKLRVERLKRKSLRERWLMDGAAAGPEPYEDPTSKDPQSPEGQAQARIRNLEDSLFTLQSQLQLLQSASTGAQHKPSDRPSWRRQGHRPLSQLIVEAGSVGQTDLKKRASLPARLVGTPPESPSEPKEDVLGFLPAPRQVPGAAGDSSEANGPCPSPIPTPEQGLSQRAVPCKGRVGEAKGGGVVSVVWEGLRVTEDCATGATGPELEAKVEEVVLEAIGDRKGAGSLELPAWVKEDRGIVEVVWEGVGGSDTEATGVVGRVPEVVQSSSPRLPERLEAAASREGEDVPRGSPEGDGQGGSGGEEGSFIWVERVTLSEEWEELLVEGLEGPEVAGRERGDESPLGPEEAETGGGEETWEAEKRKAEESMRIGSEEKPGTGRDGVEMSPVIERKGGEKKLELESSGGAEKLGTEREGIEEPLGIERKVEGHLRAEKEGGEEKRGAEKEEVEEPLGVEEKGGEEEPEATEEPLEAERKGGEETLEAEKRGGEESLEAAKTQGTEGDLNLEQQESREGSESQAEEVNEAGPPLEANTETRPEEEGPQPQEKPVGAPEEEGVKPQTAAEGQGPLGDATPLLAETPAPEQPAECQPLLQEEGPSANPSAHPVPTYAPARQPEPSAPTEGEEASGPKQKTCQCCAVM, from the exons GAGAAGCGGCGGCTGCAGGAGGAGATCCGCGCGGCGCGCcgggagctggaggaggagaaaCTCCGCGTGGAGCGGCTCAAG aGGAAGTCTCTCCGGGAACGTTGGCTAATGGATGGGGCAGCTGCAGGGCCAGAGCCATACGAGGACCCCACCTCGAAGGACCCGCAGTCACCGGAGGGCCAGGCTCAGGCCCGAATCCGGAACCTGGAAGACAGCTTGTTCAC ACTCCAGTCCCAGCTGCAGCTGTTGCAAAGTGCTTCCACAGGTGCCCAGCACAAGCCCTCAGACAGGCCTAGCTGGCGCAGACAG GGTCACCGTCCTCTCTCCCAGCTCATTGTTGAGGCAGGTTCTGTAG GCCAGACTGATCTGAAGAAGAGAGCCTCCCTGCCGGCCAGGCTAGTGGGCACGCCTCCAGAGTCCCCCTCTGAGCCCAAGGAGGATGTCTTGGGGTTTCTGCCAGCCCCGAGGCAGGTCCCCGGGGCAGCGGGGGACTCCTCAGAAGCCAAtggcccctgccccagccccataCCCACTCCAGAGCAGGGGCTAAGTCAGAGGGCGGTGCCATGCAAAGGGCGGGTGGGCGAGGCCAAAGGAGGGGGTGTGGTGAGTGTGGTGTGGGAAGGGCTGAGGGTCACAGAGGACTGTGCCACAGGGGCCACGGGCCCCGAGCTGGAGGCTAAGGTAGAGGAAGTGGTGCTGGAAGCCATCGGAGACAGGAAGGGAGCTGGTAGCCTGGAGCTCCCGGCCTGGGTGAAGGAGGATAGGGGCATCGTGGAGGTGGTATGGGAGGGGGTGGGCGGCAGCGACACAGAGGCCACGGGCGTGGTGGGCAGGGTCCCTGAGGTCGTGCAGTCCAGCTCGCCTAGGCTCCCGGAGAGACTAGAGGCAGCAGCTTCCAGAGAAGGGGAAGATGTGCCTCGGGGCAGCCCTGAGGGTGACGGGCAGGGAGGTTCTGGAGGAGAGGAGGGGTCCTTCATTTGGGTGGAGAGAGTGACCCTCAGTGAAGAGTGGGAGGAGCTGCTGGTGGAGGGGTTGGAAGGGCCTGaggtggcagggagggagagaggagatgaAAGCCCGTTGGGGCCcgaggaggctgagacgggaggaggCGAGgagacctgggaggcagagaagagaaaagcagaagaatCCATGAGAATAGGAAGTGAGGAAAAGCCAGGGACAGGGAGGGATGGAGTGGAGATGTCGCCTGTgatagagaggaaaggaggggagaagaAGTTGGAACTGGAGAGCAGTGGAGGTGCAGAAAAGCTGGGAACAGAGAGGGAAGGAATTGAGGAACCACTGGGCATAGAGAGAAAAGTTGAGGGACATTTGAgggcagagaaggaaggaggtgAGGAAAAGCGAGgggcagagaaggaggaggtaGAAGAACCATTGGGAGTAGAGGAGAAAGGAGGTGAGGAAGAGCCAGAGGCAACCGAAGAACCactggag gcagagagaaagggaggggaggagacacTGGAGGCAGAGAAAAGGGGAGGTGAGGAATCACTGGAGGCAGCGAAGACCCAAGGGACCGAGGGAGATCTGAATTTAGAACAACAGGAGTCTAGGGAAGGAAGTGAATCCCAGGCAGAGGAGGTGAATGAGGCAGGGCCTCCCCTTGAGGCTAACACGGAGACAAGGCCAGAGGAGGAAGGACCCCAGCCCCAGGAGAAGCCAGTAGGAGCCCCGGAGGAGGAAGGAGTGAAGCCCCAAACCGCTGCTGAGGGCCAAGGCCCCTTGGGGGATGCCACACCCCTTCTGGCAGAGACCCCAGCCCCAGAGCAGCCCGCCGAATGCCAGCCACTGCTTCAGGAGGAGGGGCCCAGCGCCAACCCCAGTGCCCACCCTGTGCCCACCTATGCGCCTGCCCGGCAACCTGAGCCATCTGCCCCCACCGAGGGTGAAGAGGCAAGCGGCCCTAAGCAAAAGACGTGCCAGTGTTGTGCGGTCATGTGA